GGCGACGGAGTATCTTCCGATATGTTTTACGACCCGACCTACTTCATCTTCATCGCCCCCGCTCTGCTCCTCGGTCTATGGGCGCAGACCCGGCTTCGCGGAACCTTCGCCCGCTACGCGCGCGTCCCGACGAGCAGCGGCGTCAACGGCCAGACGGCGGCGCAGATACTCATGCAGCAGGAGCAGTTGAAGATCGGCGTGCGAGGCACGCCGGGCGTGCTCACCGATTTCTACAACCCGGCGAACAAGACGATCAACCTGTCTCAGACGTCCGGACAGAACTCGATCGCATCGGTCGCCGTCGTCGCGCACGAGCTCGGCCACGCGGTGCAAGACCAGCAAGGCTACACGCCGATGCGGCTACGCGCCGCGATCGTGCCCGGCGTCCAGATAGGGGCGTGGGTCGGACCGCTCATGTTCATCGCCGGCTACTGGCTGCGATCGCCCGAGCTCATCTGGGTCGGCATCTTCCTCTTCGCGCTCACCGCGATCTTCGCGGTCGTGACGCTTCCGGTCGAGTTCAACGCGAGCCGGCGCGGCCTCGCGATGCTGCAGACGAGCGGTATCCTTTCGGCGCAAGAGATCCCCGCCGCCAAGCAAGTCCTCGACGCAGCGGCGCTCACCTACGTCGCTGCCGCCGCTCAGGCGGTCCTGACGCTTCTCTACTACCTCTCGCTCGTGAGCGGCCGCCGGCGCTGACGAATTAATCATCGCGTTGG
Above is a genomic segment from Candidatus Eremiobacteraceae bacterium containing:
- a CDS encoding zinc metallopeptidase is translated as MFYDPTYFIFIAPALLLGLWAQTRLRGTFARYARVPTSSGVNGQTAAQILMQQEQLKIGVRGTPGVLTDFYNPANKTINLSQTSGQNSIASVAVVAHELGHAVQDQQGYTPMRLRAAIVPGVQIGAWVGPLMFIAGYWLRSPELIWVGIFLFALTAIFAVVTLPVEFNASRRGLAMLQTSGILSAQEIPAAKQVLDAAALTYVAAAAQAVLTLLYYLSLVSGRRR